The sequence CCTGCCCTCTTCCCTCACCTAAAAACTGTCTGTCCCCACACACAGTGGCCACCCCTGACTGTGGGCTATACTGGGGAGGGCAATGCAAGTGGCTGCACACACTTAGCCAGAGGCTTGGATCTGACTCTGCACTCAGCTGGTCTGAATGCCTGCCGGGGGTTGCAGggatttttcctttgctcttgtCTTCAGGAATCCTTTCTCCTCTGGTGGTGGGATGGCAGAGTGGGGATGCCTAGATAGTTACCCAGTAGCCAGtgccctcctcatcctcacctcAGCAGTCTGTACtagcttcagcagcagcacagccctaaGTAAGCCCCTAAGCATACAGCTTGGAAGAACAAACAGGATTTCCCCAAGAGCGGGTGGCTTCAGGACTGGGTGGGAAGGATGCAACCTTAAGCAAGAGGACATGTTATCTAAGCCTTGGGAAGTGCCTGCAGCAAGGTGTGTCCAACCAAGGAGACCGAAATCTCCAGCCTGATGTGTCTCCTGAGCATTGTTTGGCAAGTGGTTTCTGCCTGTCATATTTCCCCTTGCCGGCTGTGCCTGCAGTGGCATTTTCCAGCCCTTTCCTGCCACGGTGCTGATGTCAGCGCAGTGACGACAGGGAGACTTGCTGTTTGTCTAGGGGCACAGCGAGCACACGGGAGAGCAGGGCAGGTCTtgcctcctcctgcctccacCCAGGGCCATTTGCAGGGccaccctgtgtcccctcccagggcCTGGTCTTGGCAGAGGGCAGGCAGGTGAAGCAGGAGGATCCTGCCTAAGGCAAGGTGGAGTTTGGATGGCTGGAAGCTGGGTTCATGCCAGTGGCGTTAAGCTAAccaaagaggagagagaaaacctACCTGTGGTCTGTCTCTGAACATGGGAACCCTCAGGGCAAGAAGAAACAGGCAGTTCCTCCTTTCTCTGCTCCGCACTCTGGAGAGTGGTAATCTGCACTTTATGCTAGTGCCCCCAGCTAGTACCAAAACAACTGGCCTTCCCAGGAGACTGGGGGAATATGCTTAGCACAGCtgagacaaaaaaacccaggagtATGCACATCTGGGACAGCCTCAGCCTGCTCACCTACCTGGGAAACTCCTGAGggtttcccagtgctcccagttccacAGCAAGGGCTCTCCCCAGGGTCCATCTCCACTCTACCCGTGTGCCTCAGAACAGCTGTTCCACACCTCCTGATCCTGGGAAACCAGACACATTCATCACCACAAGTCCTCAGGCAGCAGGACCCGCCTCTCGGCGCAGTGGGTGCTCTGGAGCACACCCAGGAGCAAGGAGCTTAGCAGCTCTCCAGGCTGGGCTTTGGTGACACAGCTGCCATTATGTGCTTGGCAGAGTGTCTCATCAGGGCTGAGAGCAAGATGTTGGCCAGGAGATGAACCTTATCAGCTCCTCCTGCCAGCTGTCCTTCTCAGGCACTAGCTGCCAGCCCAGGCAGGGTGCCAGGCAGCTCTTAGAGAGCTCCTTTTAAGAGAGACAAGTACCTCCGACCTGGCAGGGCTCCAGCGTTCAGCAGGAGCGGACCGGTGCAGCCTCCTCTGGGGCAGGCCAGTCCTTACTCCCCCCTTCCACTAACACACTGGATGGATTCTCAGTGCTGTGGCTGGTGGCTTGGGTAGGCTTAGCTGTTCAGGATGTAAAATGACTCTTTGCACGTGTGCATGGTATGGTTCTCATGGTGTTTGAAAGTGCATTGGGACACCTTTTCTAAGGCAAAGGCTGGCAGGTGCCAAACCACCAAGTGTGTCTGTCTGCGGAGGACAAGCCAGCAGGCTGGGGTGGTGACAGACACATGAAAAGCCAGACACCTAAACTGCACCTTGTGTGACCTCCCTGGCTCCTTTGTCCATCTGTGCATCGCTCAGAGGCACGGGGCTACTGCAGAGTTGGGAGCTCGATAGCGGAATTAATGCCAAGGGCTTCACACTTCATTCCAGCCTGCATGAATGGGCTCATTGTAGGGAACGGAGCGGCGGCAGCACGCGGATTACACGGCATCATGGCAGCTCTGGCATCGTGCCATGCTGACCTTCGTGTCCCCAGCAGGGCAGCCAGGAGAGCTGGCCTGGAAGAAGGCAGCATTTTTCAGGGGAAGGAAGGGGACCCCTAAAGCCCAGGTCCTCACTCTGGAGGACTGTAGTATGGAGCCTGCCTATCTGAGTAGAGGTGTATCACTGCTGCACCTCAGCTCTTCCTGCTGCTCAAATGCCTTTTGCCTGCACAGAACCAGGCAAAAGTCTGTGTTTGGACCTCTGGCTTGTGCAGCATGGTGATACAGGGACCAAGTGCCTCTCACCACACACACATCACAGCAGGTTGAGGATTATGCTTGGGTCATGTTTCATGGCAGCCCCATCGTCCTGCTGTCAGGTGGGAAACCAGTGGAAGTCAGCTAATTAGCATTAATCAATGTTGCCAAGAGGAACCGTACTTTTCCAACTAAGTGTGGGAGAGCCCAGGTGATCTTATCTGCAAGCAGAGCCACAGGTGCAGTGAGGCAAGGGGGTACGgtcctttccctccctctgcagAACAGGTGACCTCAGGGGCTTCAGGGACAGACACTGCTCTCTTTGGCCCATGTGCTGGGTTAAGTCACCCCCCAGATCCCTGTCCTGCTCTCCAGCTTGCAATATCCCCTAGCCATGCTGAGAGCCTGCTCACCATGCCATGACAGCAAGGGGACACCACAGAAGTGACAGCAGGGAGCACAACTCTCTGCTGGGGACTGAAGTCTTTCTCCCATTAATATCAGCTCTACCCAGGGCCAGGAGGGAATAAAGGGTGTGGGGCAAAGGGCGAGAATTTACTCCCTAGTGATTTGTTTCATTCTTGAAGGGTCTGGTTCTCATCCACAGCTTGCAAAAACATTTCCTGCCGGCCAGCTGCCAAGGAAAAGCAGACCAAAAATAACTCAGTGCTTAGGGGGTGCCAGGGCATGACACAGTGCCTCCCAGGTGTGACCTGGCCTcgcagcaggcagagcccagggAACAGAGGATGTTTGTGGGGAGCAGTCTGTGCCCTAGCAGCGGGGGAACAGCCCCAGGCAGAGGTGGAACTCACCGCTGCAGGACTGCTGTGGGCAGACATTGGCCACTCTGCATCGGGCCGTCTCTTCCCAGACCACTGACGTCAgggctttgcttttcccttttagGACCTGTCTCGAAAGCATCACACCTGGAAGGAGCAGAGTCCTTGGCTGTCTTCCTTGGTGAACACTGTGGGGACTGGTGTGCCCGCCAAGGGCTTCCCCGTGGGTGTGGATGAGGCGGCGGCGCGCTGGAACCCCCCCCGCTGCGGCGTGCCGGACCTCCCGGGGTTGCCGGATGGCCAGAACGGGCGGAACCGGCAGAAGCGGTTCGTGCTCTCCGGTGGACGCTGGGACAAGACTGATCTCACCTACAAGTAAGAGAGGCCCAAAACAGGAGTCAGGCTGGTTTGCTTTTCcctcccccaaacctctcagcCTGGTGTTCCCTGGAGCGCAGCACGCTGTGATGTGACCATAAAAGCTGGAGGGCGGCCAGGGGGCAGGGAGCCACATGCTAAACCACCAGCGGGGTTGTACCCAGCACCTCCACATCCCCTAACGCACACCATCCCATAAACACAGCTGCCACCCACCCCTGCCCAGACACATTCTGCATCACCCCTCGATCCGTCCCGCATCGACACCCCCGTGCACATATGTTCACTTCCCTACATCAAACCCCTGACATGTGCTGAGCTGAGCCTCCACCACCAGCCCTCTCCTGCTGTGCCTTTGCCCCCGCAGCCAGCCTGCTGTGGGCTCACctcacagtttattttaaaaagacctTTTTATTCAGCTGTTACTGATGTTCCCATAAACACAACTTCAGTGTAAAATTTTGCCCAGATCACCCCACACATTCTCAACTGCAAATCTGCTCAACAGGCTTACGGGGGGTTGTGCTGTCTCCCCAGATGCCCACAGGGGCATGAGTAGAGAAGTGAGCACGGATGGACCTTGACAGCATGTAAATCATCTTTTGTTTAAATGCAGAAGACAGTTCCTCATAGCATTAGAGGGCTGTAGATAACAGAAAGgcttcttcctttatttttttttttttggtcaacaGTGTTAAAGGAACACAGCAGAGATGAACACACCAAAACTGTTAATGGAAGAGAAAGCAAGCTCCCTCTGTGGCAGACCTTACAGTCTGCTCTGAGTGAGCTCAGGTTTCCGGGGCAAAATATGTAGAGACTGAGGAGGAGAAACGACGTCACACCACTCCCAAGCacctctggggggggggggtttgcgGAGGACAGACCTGGGAAATGCTGTAGCACTTGACTCCAGAAAAATGCAGATCTGCAAAGCTCTCTAGAGAGCTCACCTCTGGACCCACCAGCCAGAGGGTTTCAACACTGATGGGATTTATCTGCTGCACACGTTGCTTGGAAGAAGGCAGCAGAGCAGTGCTTGTATGGACTGGAGATGTTCTGGTGCCGAGAGTGGCAGCCCTAGTGATGCTGATCCTACAGCTGGTGTCTTCACGACAGCAGTGTCCATGGGACAGTGGCTGATGCTCTCTCATCCCGTGTCTGTTGCCTTTCAGAATTATCAGGTTCCCATGGCAACTTGTAAAAGCTAAAGTGAGAAGGACCATTGAGGAAGCTTTGAAAGTCTGGAGCAATGTGACCCCGCTGACCTTCACTGAGGTGCAGGAGGGACGGGCTGACATTGTCATTGATTTCACACGGTGAGCATGGCGGGCAGCAGCACCCTCTTCCCAGGGAAGCAACCTTGCATGCAAAACCCCAAGCCTCTAACCAGAGAAGAGAGCTGTCAACACACAACTTAAGCACTTAAATGGAGGCTCAAATTTCTGCTTTCAggcactgggatttttttttttttgttatttttttgtcagttgtGGGCTGCTCGGTGTAAATGCAGCTGTTCCATGCGGGCTGTGCATAGTACCGTTACTGAtcattcattaatttttctggtaCATTTATGTTTCTCTGCCCACAGGCTGTTTTCCTAAGCATTTGTTTTGACTTTCCATCTTCAGGTCCTCCATCCTGTCCCTTGACTGAGACGTAACTGTCTGCCCAAAGACAAATATAGTTTCTTGGTTAAATGAATCTTGGCTCCTGAAATTTGCTTTTGGCAAAATATACACGGGGGCAAAGACTTCCCTCTGCTGCATGTTTGCACAAAACTAATAAAGGCAGTGGAGACCGTCCAAGCAGTGATGCAATTTGCATGTTGTGTATTTGCCTGTGCCTCCCTCAGCTCTCTAAAGTGGCCACATCTCCCATGGGTTTCCTTCCTTATTCAACAGTGGGCTTGGCTTGAGTGAGGACCTGAGAGTTTGGCTGGGTTCACTGCTGGCTGCCCCTCTGCATCCCCCCGCCACTCAGCTATGTCAACTTACTCTTGGCTTGAGCAGTCACCTCCTTAATTCTTTAGGCTTCATGGGCAGCTTTGGGCTGGAAGCTGAATGGTGGGAGGGAAAAATCCCTGAGAAAACATACAAACTCCCCAGGGCTTGCTGTGACTGAGCTCTGCTTCCTCAGCACTTGGTGTGACGCTTCCTCAGTGCCCCAGTGCAGAACCGGGACTGTGGCAATCGGAAGGGCTCCGAGCAGTCGATCTGGACTGGTGGGATGAGCTTGGGATGGGAGTGAGAGCTGCTGTCCCCTCGCAGTGGCTCCCCACCTTTGGCCATACAGTGCTGTTCACTGGAGGCACACGGCTGCCTGGCTGAGGTGCAGTGTGTCTTCCCTCCAGGTACTGGCATGGAGACAACTTGCCTTTTGACGGGCCTGGAGGGATCCTGGCACACGCGTTCTTCCCCAAGACACACCGGGAGGGAGACGTCCATTTCGACTATGACGAGACCTGGACGATTGGGAACAATCTGGGTACAGTATTGTTTCAAGGGCAGCTGTGGATGCCCCAGGATGCTTATCAATGcactttggaaattatttcattgTGGTGTGAACGCAGACCCTGTAAAACTAAGAGTCAGCAATTATTTTTGTGGTGTGCGCTGTCATCTCCCACCACTTACCAGCCTACTGTTAGTATTTAGGTCTTCTCTTGTCATCTTTCAGccacagcaaagcctgtgcccagcACCAGGACTGTGGCTTCCTAGTGGACTCCCCTTGTGTGGGGGAAGCTGGAGAGACGGCTCCTCTGCCCAGCCACATGCCCTGTCACTTGGGAGTTGCACCCAGCATTGGCAGGAGCCATTAGAAATAAAGCAGGGAAAGAGTGAAGGAAAACTGAGGCTCAAGCACCGCGTGACATAGTTGTCTTCCAAAGAACAGCCTCAGCCCCAGTCCCTGCACGCACTGTTCACCATCTGCCCTCAAACAAGTCCATAAAGGGAAACTACCCAGGCTCCAGCTCTGTCCCTGTGGCCTGGGAATGCTCTGACCATAAACAACACCACATGGAGTCAagactctttttttctcctttttttcttttttctttttttttcctttttgctaatAATAGATCCAAGCTGGTAGCTCTCTGCTTGGGCACTTAGGGTCTGGTGTCACAGTATCTCATGAGATACTGCAGTACTGCCAGGGACCATCTGGATCGGTGCCAAAGCATCAGTTTCCACAAGACCCACCAAAATTAACCCAGGTCAgcccctcctcctcttttccagttTATCTACAGGGGCAAAGAAACAATCACAAAGCCCAAGTTAAACCCTGCCGCTCTGGGGTTTCCCGAGTGTTTTGCCCATGTTGATAGATGTTCAGGGCTCAGACAGGGTCCCCCAAAGTCCACATCATTGTCAGTTGTATGCCAACTGGACTCTCTGCATGGGGCACAGGACCACTGTGTCTCCAACCCTGCTCATGCtgacccaaaacaaaaaccacagaacaCCAGACCTTTCTGCAGAAGCATTTCTGCTCCTGAGCGAAGGGTGGGCTCTGCTGTTTTCCACCCTCTGTTGGGGCTGCCCGTATTGCTGAAGGATTTCCTACACTCTCCCACAAAGACAGTGTTGGAGTCAAACCAGAATCTGAAAATGCCAGTTCCCATCAGAATCCAGCCTATTCCATGGCCCTTTTCCCCCCCTATGTCTTCCATAAATAAATGTTGTAAAAGCTGTTTGCAGCTAATTGCCATTTAATATGGTGAAAAGAGCTTTATGATATAAACAAGGATAAGTCCTTAACTCAGCTGTCAGTGAGACCAGGAGAGCAGAAGTACAAGGAGGGCTAAGGTGTGCCCTGGGCTCACCCCAGAGCTCTGCAGGAAGCGGTACTCCACGTGAAGGACCCTCTGTGAGGGACAGAGTGATGTtccccagcacagctccttcAGGTGTGCTGTTGTTCACCTCCCCCAGAGAATGTGACAATAGCACAGCTGATCTGCCAGCACTGGAAAGCATCAAGTGAGGAGCCTGCCAAGCTAAACAGAAGCGTCTGAAAGTTTGTAATAAATCCCTGACACAGAAATCCCACTTTCTCAGCTGACCTAGATGTGTTGATTTAATTGGGTCAGTGCTGTGCAAATGCATCGCTTCAATGTAGAGCTGACCAGCGGAGGAAGACAGGGGCTCACCTTCCCCTCCGCCCTTCCCAGGCGTTCCCCCCAGGTGCACCCCCCCTGTCCCGTCCAGGTGCTGAGAGGTGACCTGCTCCCCCGGAGCCAGCAGGGAAATCCTGCTTGGAGCAGCGAGGCTGGCTGACTCACATCCCTGCCTTTCTCATCACTTGAGCCGCAGCTCAGAGGATTTCTGGCTGAAGGCGAGTGAACGAATACGCTGGGACTTGTCAACAAAACAGCCCTGCTCACAGGCTTTGCTGCTTAATGtgcctttcttccagctttcacTGAAATCTATCATCAACTTCAAAAAGCATCCATTGGAAGCTAAACAACACCTGCCAAATGGCACACTTTTGCAAAATGAAATCCactttccctcccctccttttctAGATGCTCCAAGGTCATGTATTCCTAAAACATGATCTCCCATAAATCTATTGGAGTCTGGTGAAGAAGGCCCAGGCCTTGACACCGGATAATTTTTTATggatttatttctaaatgtcaCCTTCTTGACACAGTCTACACACAAGCAATAAATGAGCTCCCTCTGCTGTCTGTGTGACAACAGCCATTAGCAAGTTTTAATCTCAGAGCGTTTCCTCGCTGATGCCGGTATCTTCCACAGTGGAACTAAATGGGACCTGATACACTACAGCTGTAGCCAGCAACTGCTGCAAGGCTGGGTGGACAGAAACCAACCTTACCACCCCGCCACCTACGTCTATGGGCCAGACTTCTTTCTCTGTGCAAATTTCTCCTTTCCAAAAGTGCATGGAAAACCCTTCCTGGTAGCCAATGAGGTGCAGGAGCCCCTGGTGACAGAATTACAAATTACCAACGTGCCCAGGCTATTACCTGAGTGTCTGAATTCACTCATGGTGCTCCTGAACCAATGGATCCCTTAATTATGCCCTTTGACTCTTTAAAAAACCATGGTGTAGAGCTACACAGGAAAAGTCTGGGAACAACCTGCGAGCACTGTAGTGGAGATAGATTTATCTTTCCTCGTGTTAGACTCCTACAACGTACCTCAGTGCTTTGTCAGTGGCTGGCAACTGATAGAGTGAGCCCAGGAGGCAGGTGTCCTTTCTGCAGGCACAGCTTGCCCATCGCACACAAGCAGGTAAAAGCTTCTCCCATCTCCTCCCTTTGCAGGCACTGACCTCCTGCAAGTGGCTGCTCATGAGTTTGGCCACGTCTTGGGCCTGCAGCACACGGCTGTCTCCAAGTCACTGATGTCTCCTTTCTACATCTTCCGCTACCCGCTAAGCCTGAGTGAGGATGACAAGCAAGGTATCCAGTATCTCTACGGGAAACCCAAACTGGATCCCGACCCAACCCCACCTcagccagcagagctgccccagccAGACCTCGAAACAAATGAGATCACCAATGTGGAGGTGAGTGAACAGCTTGTCCACGTCATCCTCTAACGCCACGGCTGGGACTGCCCTCACCgggaggccagcagcaggcttacACGTGGTTTGGTGTCTGGTGCTGCTGAGCCCAGGTCCGGATGCCACGGCTGGCACCGCCAGCCAGCCCGGGATGCGTGGGGAGGGGATCTTTGGGCAGAATGTGCCCACCCACAACTGGCTGAAAGCAGGACAGTTGCCTGGACACAGGGACTTGCTGTCTGTTGAACCCAGCCTGGGCGAGGGGGGCTCCCACGAGTCCAAGCTCCTGACAGGCTGTGCTTTGGCAGTCTGTGCAGCCCGACGCCTGTGACACAGCCTTCGACGCCGCATCCACCATCCGAGGGGAGCTGTTCTTCTTCAAGTCCCGCTATGTGTGGCGGCTCCGAGCTGGAAAGCTGCAGGACGGCTACCCAGCTCTGGCCTCCCGCCACTGGCAGGGGATCCCCAGCTCTGTCGATGCCACCTTTGAAGACCCTCTGGGCAATATCTGGTTTTTCCAAGGTAAGAGCTGGACTGGGATCAGACGGCTCAGAAATGCATCTCCTTTACTTAGGGGTATTCAGGACCCAACAAGTTCCTGTGAGGATAAACCTTCTGGGCAACCTCAGCGATCCAGCAACCCTTGTTATTTGTTTGCTTCTCTGTTCAGTTGAAACTTTTAGCAGATactgaggaggaagagaggaggagtCACTTTCAGTTTAGACACAGCCACAACATCCCATTCTCCTCCTCTGGAACATAAACATTTGTTTTGAGCCTCTGCCCTGGCAatgctgctggcagaggaggaggaaggaaacacTTGCTCCATCTCCCGAGCTGTGCCAGAAGAGAGCCCCAGGCAGCTTCACCAGTTGTGAAACTCGGGCGCCTGTGCCCCCAAGGCCTGCTCAGGGGATGGACAGCATCTTCGCTGCTCCTCAGAGACCTGGGTGTGGACCTTCTGTAGTACCCCCAGACTGAATGAGCCTGCAGGGAGCCTGTGTGCAGAGCCAGGCCACCTCCAACCACCACAGGGATTAAAAACCAATCACCCGTGGCAAGGGCAAACTTCTTCCTGGCCAGCTCTGGAGTTCAAGGCCAGCAACAAACCCCATTGCAGCTTCCCTGTTTTCTTTAATGTTCTTTCGAAGATGCCGAATGACAGAGGCACCCAGCTGCCCTGGGTGCACACACCCCGTCTGCACAGCACGAGGCCGCGTACCAGAAAGCGCCCCGCGCGGCTctgcaggcagggttcctgcatgAACAGGTTACTTAGCACCTGACCTGCACACAAGGACTTACAGTGCTAAAATTGGCAGGCTCCTACCATGAGTTAAAATGAGATAAGGGGAAGGTATTACATGCCATCAGCTAATTACAGAGATTCCCATTTTAATCTAATCTGGAAATATGCTTCCAGTCTCTATTTCAGCTTGGCAACTTTTTCCTGGTTTCTGTAGCTTGCTCCTATACAGCTGCGTGCCCCTTTATGCCCGTGCATGCCCACATATGTTCTCCTCCAAGCGCTGAGTTTGCAGGGTAGAGGCTGGTCCCTCCAGCCAAGTCTTTTATTATAACTTCCACAAATAGAGAAAAGACAGCTGCTAAAACGGTCCTCCTTGTCCCACCACTGACACCCTCGGGTTGGACCGAGGTGGGAAGTCAACTCCTTGCACTGATGGCACTTTGGGCACCCGTCAGTGACAGTGTCCATGACACTGCTGGGGGTTTTGCCTCTCAGGCACAGCTTTCCCTGGGAGTTCTGCCAAGACACCAGTTGCACAGTTCACTGCCAAATTATCAGACACCAAAGAGCTTCTGACCCCTTGTCTCCCTTTTCTGTCTCCTTGCCAGATTCTCAGTACTGGATTTATGATGGCGAGAGACGGGTATCTGGTCCCACCCCGCTTGTGGAGCTGGGCCTCCCTGCATCCCCCGTGCAGGCAGCTCTGGTGTGGGGGGCTGAGAAGAACAAGATCTACATCTTCAGTGGAGGCAACTACTGGCGCTTCAACCCTCACACCCGCCAGGTGGACAACATCTACCCCCGGACCATGGCTGACTGGCGCGGCGTCCCTCAGGAGATTGACGCGGCCTTTCAGGATGAGTTTGGTCAGTGCAGCAGGGCCATGGCTGGCTCTGGGGCGGGTGCTCAGGCTGACAGCACTGCCCAGCGGGAAGAATCGGGCAGATGTAGACTTCTGGTAGTAGTGGATACTTCCCAGACACAGCACATGCCATATAGTGTAGACAGAGGGGCAGCTCCCCCCAGGGGGTAGGGAATGGAGGCTTCTCCCATAAAAGTGAGAAGTGCTATCATTATTAATTGCAACAATCAACAGTTAAGTGTCTGACAGAGAGAATTCAGACTTCTGACCAAGACAGAGTCCCACCCAGCTCTTACTGCTCCCAACAAAGAAAATTATGAGAAGACAGCAGAAACACTGCCCACACTTTGGCCTAGGCAGCTGTCCTGAATGAACAGGCTGCTTTTGGTATTGCTTAGTCCTCCCAGATGTGCCCCATCCTGAAGACAGTATGGCAGTGCCACAGAACCACCGGGGACAGCCAGGGTGCTTGGGATGACAGGTGCCATGAATGCCTCTCTCCTCCCAGAGGATGTGGTGGAATGGCTCCCCACTGCTTCCAGAGCCTAAATCCCAGGGAAGCTTCCCCACAGTAACAGATGCTCTGCAGCAGGTCTTTACAAGTTCCTTGTCATAGGCCCTGTTCAGGTCCTAGATGTCCTCTGCCCTCTCAGGACCAGGTCACTACATGGGTACAGCATATTTAAAACCaccagaaatataaaataaaattaatcctaTTTACTCTCCCATCAGAAGTAAAACAGCGTGAAAGAACAGAGTAAGCCACAGGTCTCAGTTCAAGTGAGATGAATGTAGCATCTCCTGCCTCTTCCAGGCTCTCTTTTGGTACTGCACATGCTCCTATGTTAGCTAGACAAAATGCTAGGAAAGAGCTCTGAGCCACGTGAACCCTGTCTTTTGTAACCTTTCCTCTCTCACTCACAGGTTTTGCCTATTTCCTGAGAGGCCGAGATTACTGGAAGTTCGATCCAGTTCAGGTCAAAGTGCTGGAGGGCTACCCACGCCAGATAAGCCAGGACTTCTTCAGCTGTACATCTTCCTCCAACTCCTTCAGATGAGGGGGATGCCTGTGTGCTCCATGCTCCCCTTTCATCACCTGGACCTCCAGCAGCCACACAGAGGGTCCTCTCTGCTATTCCTGCCTTCCTTCCAGGCTCAGCATCTGACACAACAGGTGTCTGTCATGACAAGTGACAAAGTTTTCTCTTCCCCAGTTCCAGCAGCCTCAGCTTCAGTTGCTATCAATGTAAAAGCATCTGCCATGTTCTTTGCAGGCAAGAGCAGCCACTAAACCCTTCATGTGGCCACGCTCTTCTAGCAATAGCATCCCAAAAACCATCAAGCCAGCCTGGAGTGGGATCACACTCTCCTAATTAACCTGGACCACATCATGTAGA is a genomic window of Athene noctua chromosome 17, bAthNoc1.hap1.1, whole genome shotgun sequence containing:
- the MMP11 gene encoding stromelysin-3, whose protein sequence is MARPPLPAAALLAAALLHCAPAAPARRHKPDLSRKHHTWKEQSPWLSSLVNTVGTGVPAKGFPVGVDEAAARWNPPRCGVPDLPGLPDGQNGRNRQKRFVLSGGRWDKTDLTYKIIRFPWQLVKAKVRRTIEEALKVWSNVTPLTFTEVQEGRADIVIDFTRYWHGDNLPFDGPGGILAHAFFPKTHREGDVHFDYDETWTIGNNLGTDLLQVAAHEFGHVLGLQHTAVSKSLMSPFYIFRYPLSLSEDDKQGIQYLYGKPKLDPDPTPPQPAELPQPDLETNEITNVESVQPDACDTAFDAASTIRGELFFFKSRYVWRLRAGKLQDGYPALASRHWQGIPSSVDATFEDPLGNIWFFQDSQYWIYDGERRVSGPTPLVELGLPASPVQAALVWGAEKNKIYIFSGGNYWRFNPHTRQVDNIYPRTMADWRGVPQEIDAAFQDEFGFAYFLRGRDYWKFDPVQVKVLEGYPRQISQDFFSCTSSSNSFR